From the genome of Argentina anserina chromosome 4, drPotAnse1.1, whole genome shotgun sequence, one region includes:
- the LOC126791959 gene encoding cysteine--tRNA ligase 2, cytoplasmic, with the protein MDEEKKFRLYNSMTQEKEVFKPLVPGQVSMYVCGVTAYALSHIGHARAAVNFDILYRYLEELGYKVTYVRNFTDVDDKIIRQANELGEDPLSLSNRFCQEYISDMGDLQCRTPTHEPRVSDHMEEILAMITQIINNDYAYVVDGDVFFAVEKFPNYGQLSGQKLEHMRAGERVSVDSRKRNPADFALWKSAKPEEPSWDSPWGRGRPGWHIECSAMSAKYLTFNFDIHGGGIDLIFPHHENEIAQSCAACQEGCVSYWLHNGHVTNNNEKMSKSLGNFFTIRQITERYHPLSLRHFLLNAHYRTPLNYTVSQLEKSSDAVYSIYNTLQECEDALLPFQDGAQKEGAEQNSTTVRITKEAELLITNLKDEFKAKMYDDLNTGNILTGAFKEALRFINGSLKPLKKKNPKQQQLYKSLVETMKAIKKVLDTLGLLSPNTYSEVVQQLKAKALTRAGLTEDDVLRTIADRTLARKNKDFAKTDQIRIEMLEKGIQIMDVGNESTWRPRVFTEQE; encoded by the exons ATGGACGAGGAGAAGAAGTTTAGGCTTTACAATTCCATGACCCAGGAGAAGGAGGTCTTCAAGCCCCTCGTCCCCGGCCAGGTCAGCATGTACGTCTGCGGTGTCACCGCCTACGCTCTCAGCCACATCGGCCACGCCCGCGCCGCCGTCAATTTCGACATCCTCTACCG GTACTTGGAGGAGCTGGGTTATAAGGTCACCTATGTGAGGAACTTCACTGATGTCGACGACAAG ATTATTCGTCAAGCAAATGAGCTTGGGGAAGATCCATTGAGTTTAAGCAATCGCTTTTGCCAAGAATATATCAGTGATATGGGAGACCTCCAATGCCGCACTCCAACCCATGAGCCACGTGTTTCTGATCACATGGAAGAGATATTAGCTATGATAACACAG ATCATTAACAATGACTACGCCTACGTTGTTGATGGTGATGTATTCTTTGCTGTGGAAAAATTCCCAAACTATGGGCAATTGTCTGGGCAAAAGCTGGAACACATGAGGGCGGGTGAGCGCGTTTCAGTTGATTCAAGAAAGAGGAATCCTGCTGATTTTGCACTGTGGAAG TCTGCAAAGCCTGAAGAGCCAAGCTGGGACAGCCCTTGGGGACGAGGAAGGCCAGGGTGGCACATTGAGTGCAGTGCCATGAGCGCAAAATATCTTACGTTCAACTTTGATATTCATGGTGGTggtattgatttgatttttccacatcatgaaaatgaaattgctCAAAGTTGTGCTGCATGCCAGGAAGGTTGTGTCAGTTACTGGTTGCACAACGGTCATGTTACTAATAACAACGAGAAAATGTCAAAATCACTGGGAAATTTTTTCACAATTCGTCAG ATTACTGAACGGTATCATCCACTGTCTTTGAGGCACTTCTTGTTGAATGCACATTATCGAACTCCTCTCAATTATACTGTCTCCCAGCTGGAGAAATCATCAGATGCAGTGTATTCCATATACAAT ACTTTACAAGAATGTGAGGATGCTTTATTACCATTTCAAGATGGGGCCCAGAAGGAAGGTGCAGAACAAAATAGTACAACGGTTAGGATTACAAAAGAAGCCGAACTATTGATCACCAACTTAAAGGATGAGTTCAAGGCTAAAATGTATGATGACTTGAACACTGGAAACATACTGACCGGTGCTTTTAAAGAGGCTTTGAGATTTATAAATGGTTCTTTGAAACCACTCAAG AAGAAGAACCCCAAGCAACAGCAACTATACAAGTCACTGGTTGAAACAATGAAAGCTATTAAAAAAGTTCTGGACACGTTGGGGCTGTTATCCCCCAATACATACTCTGAG GTAGTACAGCAATTAAAGGCCAAGGCGTTGACTAGAGCTGGACTTACTGAAGATGATGTGCTGCGTACGATTGCAGACAGGACATTAGCAAGGAAGAACAAGGATTTTGCAAAAACGGATCAGATCAGAATTGAAATGTTGGAAAAGGGTATTCAGATCATGGATGTGGGCAATGAGAGTACCTGGAGACCTCGTGTTTTTACAGAACAAGAATAG
- the LOC126791993 gene encoding uncharacterized protein LOC126791993, whose translation MARKHMPVLSKLLRVFIFIAKVRKLSFEKYYSSLVRKSQRNRKKLRFMENYNYGFHREYELSPSNTPLIRYPRKHFAKNRSSLDLESLLFLCKCWGSLKVLEGEDYGDFTVEALPPKTDGTGDANTLVLLEQSLDWGEEASIDLRAERFIERFYEDMRMQRQESI comes from the coding sequence ATGGCCCGAAAACACATGCCCGTTTTGTCGAAGCTCCTTCGTGTCTTCATCTTCATTGCCAAGGTGAGGAAGCTCTCGTTCGAGAAGTACTACTCGTCACTCGTAAGGAAGTCGCAGAGAAACCGAAAGAAGCTGAGGTTTATGGAGAATTACAACTATGGCTTCCACCGCGAGTACGAGTTATCGCCTTCCAACACTCCTCTGATTCGCTACCCTAGAAAGCACTTCGCGAAGAACAGAAGCTCCCTGGACTTGGAGTCTCTGTTATTTCTCTGCAAATGCTGGGGTAGCCTCAAAGTGCTGGAAGGCGAGGACTACGGAGACTTCACCGTGGAAGCTCTTCCGCCAAAAACTGATGGCACTGGAGATGCAAATACGTTGGTTCTGCTGGAGCAGTCGTTAGATTGGGGTGAAGAAGCTTCGATTGATTTGCGGGCTGAGAGGTTCATCGAGAGATTCTATGAGGACATGAGAATGCAGAGGCAGGAGTCTATTTGA
- the LOC126791973 gene encoding uncharacterized protein LOC126791973, giving the protein MVYTGAAEERTRVVAAKNSTTTSAMNSERAAAGGKPLHNFSLPWDLKWGNQRHLRCMKVDDSDAEADAPPAYDRRSAAGVARRRGGEPEGQFERRSRVRRPRIESADDGVEAEGIDAVREKLMFEFKTAADKMKDAILRRPPSDTDDDEPPAPVAASAAAAVVTDVAAEEEEGEAVAVEEGGSSPAAATAVRPWNLRKRRAECKAPIGGGGGKGLRIEERKTAANYSPLRSEGNNGGKSPRMVRGASGSGLEKKDRPKERPKFSPTLSKKEIEEDFIQMLGHRPPRRPKKRPRAVQKQLDALFPGMWLTEVSADLYKVPEFPENVKR; this is encoded by the exons ATGGTGTATACGGGAGCGGCGGAGGAGAGAACGAGAGTGGTGGCGGCGAAGAATTCGACGACGACGTCGGCGATGAATTCCGAGAGAGCAGCAGCAGGGGGGAAGCCGCTTCACAATTTCAGTCTGCCGTGGGATTTGAAGTGGGGGAACCAGAGGCACCTCCGCTGCATGAAGGTGGATGATTCCGACGCCGAAGCCGACGCGCCGCCGGCGTATGATCGTCGATCGGCGGCGGGGGTGGCTCGGCGGCGGGGAGGGGAGCCGGAAGGTCAGTTTGAGAGGCGGAGCAGGGTGAGGAGGCCGAGGATCGAGAGCGCCGACGACGGCGTAGAGGCCGAGGGGATCGATGCCGTCAGGGAGAAGCTCATGTTTGAATTCAAAACGGCCGCGGATAAGATGAAAGACGCGATTTTGCGACGCCCGCCGTCGGATACCGACGACGACGAGCCGCCGGCGCCGGTTGCTGCTTCCGCTGCCGCCGCTGTTGTTACTGACGTGGCGGCTGAGGAGGAGGAAGGCGAGGCTGTGGCTGTGGAGGAGGGGGGATCGTCGCCGGCGGCGGCGACGGCGGTGAGGCCGTGGAATCTGAGGAAGAGGAGGGCGGAGTGCAAGGCTCCAATTGGCGGCGGTGGCGGAAAGGGTTTGAGAATTGAGGAGAGGAAGACGGCGGCGAATTACTCGCCGTTGAGGAGTGAGGGAAACAATGGCGGCAAGTCGCCGAGGATGGTCCGAGGGGCTTCCGGGTCGGGTCTGGAGAAGAAGGACCGGCCCAAGGAGAGGCCCAAGTTCTCACCCACGCTCTCCAAGAAGGAGATCGAGGAGGATTTCATACAGATGCTCGGCCACCGCCCTCCCCGCCGCCCCAAGAAGCGGCCTAGAGCGGTGCAGAAGCAATTGGAT GCGTTGTTTCCCGGTATGTGGTTGACGGAGGTCTCGGCTGATTTGTACAAGGTCCCTGAGTTCCCTGAAAATGTCAAG AGGTAG
- the LOC126791977 gene encoding uncharacterized protein LOC126791977, translating into MAIEVCSEISSPGFSPRISFSHDLDKANSPVPKEEQQQLLQRLDSSLVDSSSDFDFCIVNNIKLELSSADELFSNGKILPVQIKPTPTTTTPKETLLHPPHQSATKNTEKKRLKEFLEDSNAEDESNDNEEKPPIAKPSWQFRRSSSLNFDSTTARGMNIIRSLHFLSRSNSTGSAPNPKQTFTPNQKQQHLQKNQSTNSRRRSSSASSSSCSSSTTYYPYNTSPRSLKPSLRKSGSYGSNGIRISPVLNLPPPYISKVTVSFFGFGSLFCNGKLKKKKK; encoded by the coding sequence ATGGCCATTGAGGTGTGCTCGGAGATTTCCAGCCCCGGATTTAGTCCAAGAAtttcgttttctcatgatctCGACAAGGCAAACTCTCCGGTGCCAAAGGAAGAGCAGCAGCAGCTGCTGCAACGGTTAGACTCCTCTCTAGTGGATTCAAGTTCCGATTTTGACTTCTGCATTGTCAATAATATCAAGCTAGAGCTGTCTTCAGCCGACGAGCTTTTCTCCAATGGCAAGATTCTTCCAGTCCAAATCAAGCCAACTCCCACTACAACAACTCCCAAAGAAACCCTCCTTCACCCTCCTCATCAATCTGCAACAAAGAACACAGAGAAAAAGAGGCTGAAGGAGTTCTTAGAAGACAGCAATGCCGAAGATGAATCTAATGACAATGAAGAGAAGCCTCCGATTGCAAAGCCTTCCTGGCAGTTCAGGAGAAGCAGCAGCCTCAATTTCGATAGTACAACTGCTCGAGGTATGAACATAATCCGATCACTCCATTTTCTTTCGAGAAGCAACTCAACTGGATCAGCTCCAAATCCAAAACAAACATTTACCCCAAATCAGAAACAGCAGCATTTGCAGAAAAACCAATCTACCAACTCAAGAAGAAGATCATCatcagcatcatcatcatcatgttcAAGTAGCACTACATACTATCCTTACAACACTTCACCGCGGTCACTGAAGCCATCGTTAAGGAAGAGTGGATCTTACGGCAGCAATGGGATAAGAATTAGTCCAGTCCTAAATCTCCCACCGCCTTACATTTCGAAAGTTACCGTCAGTTTTTTCGGGTTCGGATCTCTGTTCTGTAATGGTAagttaaaaaagaagaagaaatga
- the LOC126791964 gene encoding mannose-6-phosphate isomerase 1-like: MEPWTNNDTMKKKRRPTRKPVRLRCSVKNYDWGILGHHSKVARLSALNSGSDIDPSKPYAEFWIGTHESGPSYADDPGSDHDPVSLKSWIARDPSVLGEKVLHKWGPDLPFLCKVLSVQKALSIQAHPDKEMARVLHKLHPSVYKDDNHKPEVALALTEFEALCGFTSLKELKEMLRTVPEIAELVGVVDAEKILLVGERHENGKVNTDLEAMFSRLMLSSKETISKIISRLKRRLNLEKKKRQLTVKEQLVLRLESQYPADVGAIAAFFLNYVKLKRGEALYCGPNEPHAYISGECVECMATSDNVVRAGLTSKQIDVQTLLSMLKYRQGAPEIMQGVSMNAYTKRFVPPFEEFEVDSCNLPHSASVVFPAVIGPSLFLVTGGKGRFDAGLAEDDVVTDDDIVEEGEVLFVPAHTKISITAISTELHLYRVGANSTFFRDL; this comes from the exons ATGGAGCCCTGGACCAACAACGACACCATGAAAAAGAAGCGGAGGCCCACCCGCAAACCCGTCCGCCTCCGCTGCTCCGTCAAGAACTACGACTGGGGCATTCTCGGCCACCATTCCAAGGTCGCCCGCCTCTCCGCCCTCAACTCCGGCTCCGACATCGACCCCTCCAAGCCCTACGCCGAGTTCTGGATCGGCACCCATGAATCCGGCCCCTCCTATGCCGATGATCCCGGGTCGGACCACGACCCGGTCAGCCTCAAGTCGTGGATCGCCCGGGATCCGAGTGTCCTCGGAGAGAAGGTTCTCCACAAGTGGGGCCCTGATCTTCCGTTCTTGTGCAAG GTGCTTTCAGTTCAGAAGGCTTTGTCGATACAGGCGCATCCGGATAAGGAGATGGCCAGGGTGCTGCACAAGTTGCACCCTAGTGTTTATAAAGATGATAATCACAAGCCTGAAGTGGCATTGGCGCTGACCGAGTTTGAGGCTCTTTGTGGATTCACTAGTCTCAAG GAGCTAAAAGAAATGCTTCGTACTGTCCCTGAGATAGCCGAATTGGTTGGGGTAGTAGATGCAGAGAAAATTCTACTTGTAGGTGAGCGACATGAGAACGGGAAAGTAAACACAGATTTAGAGGCCATGTTCAGTCGGCTTATGTTGTCAAGCAAAGAGACAATTTCCAAGATAATATCCAGACTGAAAAGACGTCTTAATCTAGAGAAAAAG AAAAGGCAATTGACAGTAAAAGAACAACTGGTACTCAGATTAGAGAGTCAATATCCAGCTGATGTGGGTGCCATAGCTGCATTTTTCCTGAACTATGTGAAGCTGAAACGTGGTGAAGCATTGTACTGTGGGCCAAATGAACCCCATGCATATATTTCTGGTGAATGTGTTGAATGTATGGCTACCTCTGACAATGTTGTTCGAGCTGGCCTTACCTCGAAGCAAATTGATGTTCAGACACTTCTTTCTATGCTCAAGTACAGACAG GGAGCTCCTGAAATTATGCAAGGAGTTTCTATGAACGCATACACAAAAAGATTCGTCCCACCATTTGAAGAATTTGAAGTCGATTCCTGTAATCTTCCTCATTCTGCTTCAGTGGTGTTTCCCGCCGTCATAGGACCATCCCTTTTCCTAGTCACTGGTGGAAAAGGCAGGTTTGATGCAGGTTTGGCTGAGGATGACGTTGTCACAGATGATGATATAGTTGAGGAGGGGGAGGTTCTATTTGTGCCTGCCCACACCAAGATTAGCATTACTGCTATATCCACAGAACTACATTTGTATAGGGTGGGGGCGAACAGCACATTTTTTAGGGACTTGTAG
- the LOC126791955 gene encoding glutamine--tRNA ligase, whose product MPSKDDGAADKERNLDLFLKVGLDDRTAKNTIANNKVTANLTAVIHEAAVTDGCSRSVGNLLYSVATKFPANALVHRPKLAEYIVSSKIKMPAQLDAALLFFANTGPGNFEISEFEEACGVGVEVSKEEIKKSVDEVFEENKTAILEQRYKTNVGDLFAHLRKRHPWADPKIVKASIDTKLRELLGERTAEDDVKVPKKKKEKPAKVEEKAIAVSTPEQPSEEILNPYAIFPQPEENFKVHTSVFFSDGSILRCCNSKELLEKHLSVTGGRVLTRFPPEPNGYLHIGHAKAMFIDFGLAKERGGSCYLRFDDTNPEAEKKEYIDHIQEIVSWMGWEPFKITYTSDYFQELYDLAVELIRRGHAYVDHQTGDEIKEYREKKMNSPWRDRPIEESLKLFEDMRRGAIEEGKATLRMKQDMQSDNFNMYDLIAYRIKFTPHPHAGDKWCIYPSYDYAHCIVDSLENITHSLCTLEFETRRASYYWLLHSLGLYQPYVWEYSRLNVSNTVMSKRKLNQLVTDKWVDGWDDPRLMTLAGLRRRGVTSTAINTFVRGIGITRSDCSMIHLSRLEYHIREELNKTAPRTMVVLDPVKVVITNWKDGLIKDCEARKWPDLEAESYKVPFSKVFYIERSDFRLKDSKDYFGLAPGKSALLRYACPIKCVDAVLAEDNQSVLEIRVEYDPEKRTKPKGVLHWAAEPSPGVDPLKVEVRLFDRLFKSENPAELEKDWLSDLNNESKVVIPNAFAVPSLGNGVGVGDTFQFERLGYFVVDKDSTPEKLVFNRTVTLRDSYKSGK is encoded by the exons ATGCCTTCCAAGGACGACGGCGCCGCCGATAAGGAGAGGAACCTCGATCTCTTCTTGAAGGTCGGACTGGATGACCGGACGGCCAAGAACACCATCGCTAACAACAAGGTCACCGCCAATCTAACCGCCGTTATTCACGAG GCTGCGGTTACCGATGGATGTAGTCGGAGCGTCGGTAATCTTCTATACTCG GTTGCTACGAAATTTCCAGCAAATGCCCTTGTGCATCGGCCGAAATTGGCAGAGTACATTGTGTCTTCAAAG ATTAAAATGCCGGCTCAGTTAGACGCggctttattattttttgcaaATACAGGGCCAGGAAACTTTGAAATAAGTGAATTTGAAGAAGCATGTGGTGTTG GTGTTGAagtttcaaaagaagaaatcaaGAAATCTGTTGATGAGGTTTTTGAAGAGAATAAGACTGCAATATTAGAGCAGCGCTATAAAACAAATG TGGGTGACTTATTTGCACATCTTAGGAAGAGACATCCATGGGCTGACCCAAAAATTGTAAAG GCATCAATTGATACAAAGTTGCGTGAATTGCTTGGTGAAAGGACTGCTGAAGATGATGTAAAGGTTcctaaaaagaagaaagagaagccTGCTAAAGTAGAG GAAAAAGCTATTGCTGTTTCTACCCCTGAACAAccaagtgaagaaattcttaATCCGTATGCCATATTCCCTCAACCAGAAGAGAACTTTAAG GTTCATACTTCAGTATTCTTTAGTGATGGTTCTATTCTGAGATGTTGCAATTCAAAGGAACTCCTTGAAAAACACTTGAGTGTGACTGGGGGGAGAGTTTTAACTCGCTTTCCTCCTGAACCAAATGGATATCTACATATAGGCCATGCCAAG GCAATGTTTATTGATTTTGGCCTGGCTAAAGAGAGAGGTGGTAGCTGCTATCTGAG GTTTGATGACACAAATCCGGAAGCTGAGAAAAAAGAATATATTGATCATATTCAGGAAATTGTCAGTTGGATGGGTTGGGAACCGTTCAAG ATAACTTACACTAGTGATTACTTTCAAGAGCTGTATGATTTGGCAGTAGAGCTCATACGACGCGGTCACGCTTATGTTGATCATCAG ACGGGGGATGAGATAAAGGAGTACAGGGAGAAAAAGATGAACAGCCCTTGGAGGGACAGGCCAATTGAAGAGTCGCTTAAACTTTTTGAGGATATGAGGCGTGGCGCTATTGAAGAAGGGAAAGCGACTTTAAGAATGAAACAAGATATGCAAAGTGATAATTTTAACATGTATGACCTCATTGCATATCGGATCAAA TTTACTCCTCATCCGCATGCTGGAGACAAGTGGTGTATCTATCCAAGTTATGATTATGCTCATTGCATTGTGGATTCTCTTGAGAATATCACCCATTCG TTGTGCACTTTAGAATTTGAGACACGCCGTGCTTCATACTACTGGTTATTGCATTCTCTGGGCCTATATCAACCGTATGTTTGGGAATATTCAAGACTGAATGTCAGTAACACTGTTATGTCAAAGCGTAAG TTAAATCAACTAGTGACTGATAAGTGGGTTGATGGTTGGGATGATCCACGTCTTATGACACTGGCTGGTTTACGACGTCGGGGTGTTACATCGACTGCCATTAATACGTTTGTTAGAGGAATTGGGATTACAAGAAG TGATTGTAGTATGATTCATCTGAGTCGTCTTGAGTACCACATCAGAGAAGAGCTTAATAAAACAGCTCCCCGCACAATGGTTGTGCTCGATCCTGTAAAG GTCGTCATTACCAACTGGAAAGATGGTCTCATAAAAGACTGTGAAGCAAGAAAGTGGCCGGATTTGGAAGCGGAGTCCTACAAG GTTCCATTTTCCAAAGTGTTTTACATTGAGCGCTCCGATTTTCGCCTTAAGGACTCAAAGGACTACTTTGGACTTGCTCCTGGAAAATCTGCCCTGCTCAG ATATGCATGTCCTATCAAGTGTGTGGATGCTGTTTTAGCCGAGGATAATCAGTCTGTACTTGAGATACGGGTTGAGTATGATCCAGAGAAGAGGACAAAGCCAAAG GGGGTGCTGCATTGGGCCGCTGAACCTTCTCCTGGGGTTGATCCACTCAAAGTGGAAGTTCGATTGTTCGACAGACTATTCAAGTCGGAG AATCCTGCTGAGCTTGAGAAAGACTGGCTTTCTGATCTGAATAATGAATCAAAAGTTGTGATACCAAATGCATTTGCTGTTCCATCACTTGGGAATGGTGTTGGTGTTGGTGACACATTTCAGTTCGAAAGACTTG GCTATTTTGTGGTCGACAAAGATTCAACTCCTGAGAAGCTTGTATTTAATCGTACGGTCACGCTGCGTGATAGCTACAAGAGTGGGAAGTAG
- the LOC126791976 gene encoding transcription factor MYB62: MAGVANNASTSPKDEENELRKGPWTLDEDTLLIHYIANHGEGHWNALAKCAGLKRTGKSCRLRWLNYLKPDIKRGNLTPQEQLMILELHSKWGNRWSKIAQHLPGRTDNEIKNYWRTRVQKHARQLNIESNSQRFIDAIRCFWMPTLRHKIEQTSSLSLDHSTSPSSYLTSQTSLAPPQTYSVPPSPSSKVVSHVSDYSPVGISSPSHNSLTSDSLLLQLPRLPEQPATSSYAFEALSDNHYVDYDMEGYSLDPVPEMAYYDSSQFYCQMAESDWISGNYMTDTMEHAGDVTF, encoded by the exons GGGGCCATGGACGCTTGACGAAGACACCCTGCTGATACATTACATCGCCAACCACGGTGAAGGCCATTGGAATGCCTTAGCAAAATGTGCAG GATTGAAGAGGACAGGAAAAAGCTGCCGATTGAGATGGCTGAATTACTTGAAACCTGACATCAAGCGCGGGAACCTTACTCCACAAGAACAACTCATGATCCTTGAACTCCATTCCAAGTGGGGAAACAG GTGGTCGAAAATAGCGCAACATTTGCCAGGAAGAACAGACAACGAGATTAAGAACTACTGGAGAACAAGGGTGCAAAAACATGCGCGCCAACTTAATATTGAGTCTAATAGCCAAAGGTTTATTGATGCAATTCGATGCTTCTGGATGCCGACTTTGCGTCACAAGATAGAGCAAACTTCTTCACTTAGTTTAGACCATTCAACTTCTCCTTCCAGTTACTTGACTTCTCAGACCTCTTTAGCTCCTCCTCAAACTTACTCAGTTCCTCCTTCTCCATCAAGCAAGGTGGTCTCACACGTATCTGATTATTCCCCAGTTGGAATTTCAAGCCCAAGTCATAATAGTCTTACCTCTGATTCACTTCTGTTACAGCTGCCACGACTTCCAGAACAACCAGCAACTTCATCCTATGCCTTTGAAGCTCTAAGTGACAATCATTATGTGGACTATGACATGGAGGGTTATAGCCTCGACCCTGTTCCAGAAATGGCCTATTACGATAGTTCACAGTTTTATTGCCAGATGGCAGAAAGCGATTGGATATCTGGTAATTACATGACTGACACTATGGAACATGCAGGGGATGTGACATTTTGA